In a genomic window of Cuculus canorus isolate bCucCan1 chromosome Z, bCucCan1.pri, whole genome shotgun sequence:
- the CCNO gene encoding LOW QUALITY PROTEIN: cyclin-O (The sequence of the model RefSeq protein was modified relative to this genomic sequence to represent the inferred CDS: deleted 1 base in 1 codon), protein MVTAASGRRGRTPHRGGHRGSSARCPRRPERRRRPAAAAAVGGGHSPQDLQAFRDYGESWYRSRKGMESRFQPREPLARQPQVTAEARCRLVSWLIPVHRHFGVSFEALCLAVNILDRFLSTTPVAADCFQLLGVTALLIACKQVEVHPPSVKQLLALCCGAFTGQQLRNLECIVLHRLRFDLAAPTVSFFLEHFSQVRLEARGADAGEAADARSLAGGFAELSLADYAFTKYAPSLLAAGSLGLADRLLRHRSPLDLRVSGYPEGLLRDCMDQLQLLVSLNGRSLPLLLPPELAQKCPWLRGDSG, encoded by the exons aTGGTGACAGCAGCGAGCGGGCGGCGCGGCCGCACCCCGCACCGGGGCGGTCACCGCGGCTCCTCCGCACGCTGCCCGCGCAGACCCGAGCGGCGGCGGCGaccggcggcggcggcggcggtgggg gggggacacagcccGCAGGACCTGCAGGCTTTCCGCGACTACGGGGAGAGCTGGTACCGCTCCCGAAAGGGGATGGAGAGCCGCTTCCAGCCGCGGGAGCCGCTCGCCCGGCAGCCGCAG GTGACAGCCGAGGCGCGCTGCAGGCTGGTGAGCTGGCTCATCCCCGTGCACCGGCACTTCGGCGTCTCCTTCGAGGCGCTCTGCCTGGCCGTCAACATCCTCGACCGCTTCCTCTCCACCACCCCCGTGGCCGCCGATTGCTTCCAGCTCCTGGGGGTGACGGCGCTGCTCATCGCCTGCAAGCAG GTGGAGGTGCACCCCCCCAGCGTGAAGCAGCTCCTCGCCCTCTGCTGCGGAGCCTTCACCGGCCAACAGCTCCGCAACCTCGAGTGCATCGTCCTGCACCGCCTGCGCTTCGACCTGGCGGCGCCCACCGTCAGCTTCTTCCTGGAGCACTTCAGCCAGGTGCGGCTGGAGGCGCGGGGCGCCGATGCGGGGGAGGCTGCCGATGCCCGCAGTCTGGCGGGGGGCTTCGCCGAGCTCAGCCTGGCCGACTACGCCTTCACCAAATACGCGCCCTCGCTGCTGGCCGCCGGCAGCCTGGGTCTGGCGGATCGGCTGCTGCGCCACCGCAGCCCCCTGGACCTGCGGGTCAGCGGCTACCCCGAGGGGCTGCTGCGGGACTGCATggaccagctgcagctcctggtgtCCCTGAACGGGCGGTCCCTGCCCCTCCTCCTGCCGCCGGAGCTGGCCCAGAAGTGCCCCTGGCTGCGGGGTGACAGCGGGTGA